TGTATTGATGTTTTATTATTCTCTTCTTCTGCAGGtttgggaaaaacaaagaggaagacaaGCGCTCGTGATGCTTCGCCAACGCCGAGCTCGGACACCGAGTACCCCTCCAATGGAAGCGGGGGCGGCGGGacgggaggcggcgccgccgagAGAATCTACGACCTCAACATCCCCGCCGTGGTCAAGTTTGGCTACTCGGCGGAGAGGGAAGACGAGCTGACCCTGCTCAAGGGCTCCCGGGTCATGGTGATGGAGAAGTGCAGCGACGGCTGGTGGCGGGGCAGCCAGGCGGGTCGAGTGGGCTGGTTTCCGTCCAACTACGTCCAGGAGGAGCCCGCTGGAGCAGACGAGCGCGCGGAGGGGGATTCCTCCCGCGGCTTCCACGCGGGGCCGGGGACTTTGCTAGCGaacgggcgggcgggcggctaCGGCGCGGTGCTCCACCTGGTTCAGACGCTCTACCCCTTCAGCTCcgtgacggaggaggagctgaacttCGAGAAGGGAGAGGTcatggaggtggtggagaagcCCGAGAACGACCCGGAGTGGTGGCGGTGCAAGAACTCGCGTGGCATGGTGGGCCTGGTCCCTAAAAACTATGTGATGGTGGTGGACGAGCGGCCCGGGCCGCCCGCCTCCGCGCCAAGCTCCCCCCAGAGCCGCTCGGGGAAGTTCGCCGGGAGGGACTGGTACTATGGCAACATCACCAGAAACCAGGCCGAGAGCATTCTCAACGAGAGGGGAGCGGAGGGCGACTTCCTCATAAGAGACAGCGAGTCCTCGGTGAGTCTGTGGGCAGAAGCCAGTGCAGCGTTGCACCAGCGAGGCTGTGGGAGAAAGGAAGACAGATTACATTACTGCAAAAGAAGAACTGCGCTTATGAAATGAATTACTTCAATCAACTCACTCACTCCTGTTGTAGGACCAAACATGATGACGTTAAATCACATTTGATCAAATAGGTTTGGAAACAGAAAATTGAAACAGTTACAGTAGGAGCAACCTCAAATATAAGAACATGATTCAGTAAATGCTGGTGATATATAGAAGTTTAAGTGCATGAAGAGAGTgtcaaaacacacagtcagattTAGACTTAATGGCTGTCAATAATAGGATAATTTGAGTTGCGTCATTTCAAATACTTAAATTGCTAATTACTATGGTGCTCTTAAAAACATAGGACTCATTTAGTTGTCTTTCCTTATGCATAGGTTATAATTTTTTAACCtgtggttccagtttcctcagAGCTCAGATGTTAAATGATGCCGTAGTGCCATCTGCTGGTGTAAAGCATTTTGCCTAAtttcactcctcctccttctccccacaGCCCAGTGATTTATCGGTGTCTCTGAAGGCAGCGGGGAAGAACAAACACTTTAAAGTGCAGCTTTCGGATGGCATGTACTGTATCGGCCAGCGCAAGTTCAACTCCGTGGACGAACTCGTGGAGCACTACAAGAAAGCCCCCATCTTCACCAGCGAGCACGGAGACAAGCTGTATCTGGTCAAAGTGCTGCAGTGATCCACCCGCGTCGCACCCACACTGGatctcacacagacactcatgCACATTATACATACATCGTACTAACGTCTCCCTGACTGTCTTAACTCAAGCCTTAGCTCTGGACCCTCTCGCTGTGACGCCTGGACCACATCCAGGGCCTCAGCCACGACTCTACCCGctctgccccctggtggcgacCAGTGGAAGGGCGTCCCCGGCACCTCTCACGCTGGATGTGCTACTGTGCAGTGACCACACCTGCTGCTAACAGAACGCCTGAGGCCTTTCCAGGGTTGAGCGCTCACTATGATGTCATGCATACTGTCCGTTTACTGCCATGCACATTGTAGATCACACCATTGCTCTTAATCCACACACATGGACAGACCTTTTGAGGGACCTGACTTCTGTCAGTTTGCTGGCCATTGTCATTGTTTTAGTTTGGCTtgctcctttttgttttgttttctctctttcaaaaggtaatttattgtaatatttgTTCGAGACTTCACAAAGTGACCAGAATCACTCTCTTGCCTTTTTCTCCTTATTTCTCTACATGATTTCTCTTCCATCAAAAATGTTTCTCGGTCTCTTTTCAGATTCCTTCTTGTTTCTGTCTTCACGGGCTCAGCCATTATTAGTGATGCTAGTGGAGATCTGGACACAACACTTCCTGTAATATTTCTAAAGAGCAGCGGTGGAGCGTAATAGGGGAGAATTCTGAGGTCCTGTAGAGTCTGAATGTTAATCAATGTAACCAAATGTGCCAccctgcacccaggtctgcaCTGCACTCACCACGCTAGACATTCGTTCTTAGCTCCCTGCGCCTGCTTTATACTTTGTCACAGTTCTCCAGTGTCTGTCTGTAACTGTGCCAGGATACTGACTGAAGAGTTGTAAAAAGATGTGTTAGCAATTTgattaaatcctttttaatcttctccaggtcctgctaataaattatataaagaTGATTCTTCAGATAGAATTTTTCACTGATACATATATCTTTGTGAAGCTTGTGATTTAAATTTAGCAAAGCATTAATAAATGAACTTTATACACATACAGGTTAAGGTTATGAACTGCTAATAATCCACCCACAGCTACCGACCGTTGATTAAACCCCCTTCCTTCAACATAGCTTAGCGTGTGtagcagccaaacacacagttgaattcaaaagttaatactATGATCACTGAGTCTGCTGTAACTGAAATGATAACGTCACCGTCTGTATTAAAGAGTTTGAGGAAATTCTAACTTCACCCCCTGATGGGACGGAGCTTAACGGATGGTCAGGTTTTAACGCCGGCCACGTTTCACTGTCACAGAACCAAATACTTCCTGTATGGTTTGTAGCGAAAGCAAATCGAGTCCTACCAAACATCTTCCTTGTTCGTTTCTTCTTTTGCGATGTGCATTTGTTTACCAATGGAAGTGTTGTTGATCATGGGGTCCTCAGCTTTTATATGATATATCTGAATGTTATTGAACATTGTTATTTAATTCTTGTCTTcactgtatgtatatattcaAAATAAGATGAGGTGCATATATGACTCGTTAAGATCCAACTATGGTACTGTATCACCGACAATATGATGAGAATTTAAATACTTTTGTTCAATAAAAGATTTTCAGTAGTAAATGTACGTGTTAAAATGATTGGTCATTGTTTTCACTGAGCTCCTGACTAGTCTGGTGGATTTGACGCtcatttgctgtatttttaatGTAGCAGACTAACCTGTGGCTTACACTACGGCTCAGGTTCCACATGGTGGCGCTGTTACACTTCAGCCAACAGCTGGTCACGCTCCTGCAAGAGACAGACACCAGAGAAGACCTCATCAGTTGGTCCAGAGCAAATGTGAAAGACCCCTCTTTAAAACGTGACAAGTACATATGTTGTTGGGTGAAGTTAACGGGAGAAAAGCTTCAGTCAACACACTGATGTGATGAGGGATGCTAACTAGATGCTAACTGTATTTGAGGTGCAAATATCAGTCAGTGGCAGCTTTAATGCTTCGATTAATCCAAGACAAACATGGAGCCAGACGAAGCCGGCTTGGCCGttaactcttcctcctcttatcTACAACTATAGAGCACTCTGGCGATGCTGAAACAGCCCGTTGAGGCAGAAAAGTAATTAGAAACCTGTTACATCACTGTCAAGACCTACATGTAATACAGACACACTAAGTGAACACAGGCTGTTCTGACACTGGGAGTAAAAGCCCCTTTAGAAACAGCAGCGATGTTTAGACAACATAATGGATTTTCCTCCGTCAAAAGCTCAACTCCAGAACACACTCACATTTGTCTGACCAGCATCGCACTGATAGAAAGGCttttatgttttccttttgcGCTTTACATTTATATAGAAATTCAAAGTCTCTCAAAGGATTAGACTGGAGAGATTTTTCCAAATGCACTGGGTGAGAACAGAATACAATCATGAATGGCCGTCTCCTGAATAAACCTTCCCAATCATTGGCCTCTAAAATCAGGTCAGTCCAGTTTCTAAAGTGACCCCtaactggttttactggtgcAACTAACAGAAGAAACATGAAGTTCTGTTATGTAAGCGGGTCACCTGATATCAATCCAAGCCATGGTGCACTTCCCCGGTTAAAGTCAAAGGAAATCACCGGAACAGCAGAAGATGTGGCAGCTACACGAAAGGCCCGCGGGGCGGCACCGGCGCAGAAGCGGAGCCGTGCTGCTAAAACGGTCCGGTCGGGTCCATCTGGCTGCGAGGTGTGAACGCTGAGCGGTACAGTACAGGCTCCTTTTCATCCATCACTTCACacttccctctgcctccccctccgctTTCACcttgagataaaaaaaatattcatataAGTCAATGCAGCTCAAGGCTCAACATCTCCCACTGAGCTCTTGATGGTTGTGACGATACTGTTAAATATATACTGAAGAGAAATAATGAGTGATCCTCATTATAGCGATCGTCGGTGTGAGGAGACGGCCTGCGGCCGCATCCAGATGTGACCTCTCCTTTTAGTTCATCGCGTCTAATTTATCTCTATTTGAGATGAAAAAGAAGATAGCTTTGGTCGTTTTCTACCCTTCTTGGTGAGAAAAGGCGACGCTGTGTTGATCGTGAGAGGTGTGAAGGAGACTCTGATGTGTCCTGAAGGCAAAATGCCACAACCGTCACGTTCATTTCAGACAAGGCCGAACATCACTGGGCCGTTTTAGGTGGAGCCTTTTATGTCCTATCTTCTGTTCATCTTACTGTCTGCCAGTCCTACCAGCAGCATATACGAGGCACCCCAGACAAATGGACAACCTAAAAACAAGGTTCGTACCcgtttgtgtctctgctttgaTGGGAGCACGGAGGAGCAGGTCAGTCAGGAGGATGGTGGAGCGTTGGCGTCCAGAAGATGTGCAGtgaaaacatttattcatcCTGGAGGAGCACACGGATAAGATGAGGCTCGGAGGTTTGACACCAAGTAGGAATCACCTGTGATGAgtgcagagagaaaacaagccAAACCCAATTTAAAGCACTGGGAA
This genomic interval from Betta splendens chromosome 21, fBetSpl5.4, whole genome shotgun sequence contains the following:
- the nck2a gene encoding cytoplasmic protein NCK2a, with product MTEEVIVVAKWDYTAQQDQELDIRKNERLHLLDDSKTWWRVRNASNQTGYVPSNYVERKNSLKKGSLVKNIKDTLGLGKTKRKTSARDASPTPSSDTEYPSNGSGGGGTGGGAAERIYDLNIPAVVKFGYSAEREDELTLLKGSRVMVMEKCSDGWWRGSQAGRVGWFPSNYVQEEPAGADERAEGDSSRGFHAGPGTLLANGRAGGYGAVLHLVQTLYPFSSVTEEELNFEKGEVMEVVEKPENDPEWWRCKNSRGMVGLVPKNYVMVVDERPGPPASAPSSPQSRSGKFAGRDWYYGNITRNQAESILNERGAEGDFLIRDSESSPSDLSVSLKAAGKNKHFKVQLSDGMYCIGQRKFNSVDELVEHYKKAPIFTSEHGDKLYLVKVLQ